In Ostrea edulis chromosome 6, xbOstEdul1.1, whole genome shotgun sequence, a single window of DNA contains:
- the LOC125645631 gene encoding uncharacterized protein LOC125645631 isoform X1, whose translation MSKEFNQKKIHTVDPVWRRQAEKLCSDFQLANGEMIIVAYQPQKQLFACCTANAREHMLKNFKTFKECLQFSQKETPVVKQAVDVTQVGRCCLCFAMSGKREMKACKREDAEFVLDMEVPTDSRMCVDCFNNVHKYHDFKKKVVEKLRLQNLKLKENSFGLVLDKEMDTADSKKTDPGTIPESPKSSNTAQETQKIHNTRGRKLTTSAKPVSPKKFITQTSKARTAQSIENVNAVKDHKYVKKIHKEEMTCSFGIDDTEEPDPSEHQKKKSGTKHTTKAKHKNVASALLAQSLKQISSQEIATKEKKTDSQQGTLSKRILTKVPPILSKKHANKTSAKSETAPLHMSSENVNQIRETASKSKSLKTETVSTVALSESMFQLQTSTASSSVVTPIIISSTEATIIQNSGLCKSGTAQTLTTPTFVGPVSSSRVSHGKMEKSGNQVQTKVDGQVDAPPNVNLMLVGTPNRYCLIQQPTDTNTVQLVANQLPVPQTNLLLTSNPLLAGVTTNSSMTQSGIVLMTPSQASLHTPYTCTTTSTALKRILPAAPPATQNKNPDTSHTTQIGTASQMETPVVSSHAELSLPISTPSTTLPKVFILAAPNSMSSMLKANRTGFIVPVSTTPNSTMTGITSKAPCIDTVTSPDDHKTEENPASQLLLSFIKKELQTPAIEDKKSNITDDKVSNSKEEVRDKNLPESGNTEKLLVPPKQDEKSKSETKDSLVKIGSKEEVRGEYSPKFGKTEKLLVPPKQNERSQSEMKGSLMKIGSALYHFVVKDGQQYLVPISQQLLSGQAMIPASTLPQRTELSKATKLSSWKKRKHEDRKDLNADSVKQIKISLTPNVNTNMKEVKMSKTPNVNTNIMDTSLVPHSESESDPEDEEQANLNKPVTRIKQPKEKGSGDHAYSTNQPGHTTSTGTAIETPAEEQETITNPQKDTDTGTTKTLIHPEEGEHEYSTNSQPNLNVLQTQVNDHGYSVLLDDISAVRCNTCSFTSMYWKPMSDHMRHHGAKRYCIKCNGFFPNKVFPNHNCSRRSTFRTRKHICMICSRLADTVSDLSRHYRENHGTEVEKQSHCCSLYRSVRSQNVFSCRGCAAVEYSEQAMLFHIKKVHICALQEKKNPHSHLLQKRDPTCVCPVCWFHFPEKEQLNYHFQTFHVINYGNTLECSLCDEHFYSSDELFGHYTTHKPNIKYQCGICIQYKEPMKSLEEVHNHRNTVHPTNNLLALLLCPKPQCQETFFEDIDLLYHIVQHEIENKYSHTCSKCDFCTSSEDVLSKHESKFHYEPDRRCYICTKRFEKPSELVEHIKNHDMGPDSTSSTFICDRCGEMHTDRTKHKRHMSKHRERDRQQPQTCKVCGEVYLNNRNLAKHMFKSHKDVEHDLLPSKYPCAYCDYISLNRFDFRRHMSSHKKVKPFMCKICEKSFGNKKDLGRHVKFHKEGRGSKKFRCFACHIDRDTTRMKTHLHTEGHNMNCKLAGIDVQDYNDDLLKVIPGKLEALRLPVKSRFAMNYFDQCRKVHEKHCERAANLITEEKSYTVLTPEGTEIQIDMPSRNPKCEECGLLFKTADNLEEHNEHVRLLNNASTRNEYICKVCNIHLFDKIGVAKHVTSEEHIEKCRSQEINPEDMLMRYNIPKETYSKKRKDFSVTGYRCKICDVFFPTKMSKVIHIEKEIHVQKCRELGLDPAGDHFEDSSTDKKKKEKSKKGNQNVIMNRIEKAMKKKKLQHATIDLLGVQVPRNLSFSCLVCSVILQNRTQGIDHLNTPMHITNCVSKGIKSAACNLKVRASDVPGVVGKSISELLGIASDAVFPLSETEKTVYMRQIRESETTKTPSNTSNVTYRVVKIKPQSVDPLVVATEWSDPNSETPQQSCTLATSMSPYVTGVPSTSYKSQESHSESNSVLFDNTVLMDQKHAVSTSTVSLTSSILNVPKDTEENPLRYQIILHPANNQIQQTIVESEPEMAVSQILFHDENVVEISENMEFSDINANALGHSQ comes from the exons ATGAGTAAGGAATTTAACcagaaaaaaattcatacaGTGGATCCAGTTTGGAGAAGACAAGCTGAAAAACTG TGCAGTGACTTCCAGCTGGCTAATGGAGAGATGATCATCGTAGCATACCAACCACAAAAACAACTGTTTGCATGTTGTACTGCCAACGCAAGAGAACACATGCTGAAAAATTTCAAGACCTTCAAGGAATGCTTGCAGTTTTCGCAAA AAGAAACTCCTGTTGTTAAGCAAGCTGTTGATGTAACACAGGTTGGGAGGTGCTGTCTTTGTTTTGCAATGTCTGGGAAAAGGGAAATGAAAGCATGTAAAAGAGAGGATGCTGAGTTTGTGTTGGACATGGAAGTACCAACAGACTCCAGGATGTGTGTAGACTGCTTTaacaatgtacataaatatCATGACTTCAAGAAAAAGGTTGTTGAAAAACTGCGCCTTCAAAACCTGAAATTGAAAGAGAACTCATTTGGACTTGTTTTAGACAAGGAAATGGACACAG CAGATTCAAAGAAAACAGACCCTGGAACCATTCCTGAAAGTCCAAAGAGCAGCAACACAGCACAAGAAACACAGAAAATCCATAATACGAGGGGGAGAAAACTCACTACCTCAGCAAAGCCTGTCAGTCCAAAGAAATTCATCACACAAACTTCAAAAGCTAGGACTGCTCAAAGTATTGAGAATGTGAATGCTGTGAAAGACCACAAATATGTGAAAAAAATTCACAAAGAAGAAATGACGTGTAGTTTTGGTATAGATGATACAGAAGAACCGGATCCCAGTGAGCATCAGAAGAAGAAATCGGGTACAAAACACACTACAAAGGCAAAACACAAGAATGTTGCCAGTGCACTTCTAGCACAGTCCTTGAAACAGATTTCTTCTCAGGAAATTGCAACTAAGGAAAAGAAAACAGATTCACAGCAAGGAACACTTTCAAAACGGATTCTGACAAAGGTTCCCCCAATTTTATCCAAGAAACATGCAAACAAGACGTCTGCCAAATCAGAGACGGCTCCACTGCACATGTCATCAGAGAATGTAAACCAGATAAGAGAGACAGCTTCCAAAAGCAAGTCTCTTAAAACAGAAACGGTGTCTACAGTTGCATTGTCAGAAAGTATGTTCCAGTTGCAAACAAGCACAGCTTCTTCCAGTGTTGTTACACCCATCATTATCTCTAGTACAGAGGCAACAATTATCCAAAACTCTGGATTGTGTAAAAGTGGGACAGCACAAACTTTGACAACACCCACATTTGTGGGCCCAGTGTCTAGTTCACGTGTGTCTCATGGTAAAATGGAGAAGTCGGGCAATCAAGTCCAAACAAAGGTGGATGGTCAGGTTGATGCTCCTCCAAATGTGAATTTGATGCTTGTTGGAACTCCCAACAGGTACTGCCTTATTCAGCAGCCAACAGACACAAACACTGTTCAGTTAGTAGCAAATCAGCTACCTGTCCCACAAACTAATTTGTTGCTTACTTCAAATCCACTGCTAGCAGGAGTGACTACAAATTCCTCAATGACACAATCTGGAATAGTTTTAATGACTCCAAGTCAGGCTAGCTTGCATactccatatacatgtaccactacATCCACTGCATTGAAAAGGATTTTACCAGCAGCTCCACCAGCAACACAGAACAAAAATCCTGACACTAGTCACACTACACAGATAGGCACAGCTTCACAAATGGAAACTCCTGTCGTGTCAAGTCATGCAGAATTGTCGTTACCCATCTCGACACCTTCCACCACTCTGCCTAAGGTATTTATTCTTGCAGCACCCAACTCAATGTCCTCTATGCTAAAAGCAAATAGAACTGGGTTTATTGTTCCAGTGTCAACCACTCCAAATTCTACAATGACAGGAATTACTTCAAAAGCCCCATGTATTGATACAGTGACCTCCCCTGATGATCATAAAACGGAGGAAAATCCAGCATCTCAGCTTTTGCtttcatttatcaaaaaagAATTGCAAACACCTGCTATAGAAGACAAGAAGAGTAACATTACAGATGATAAAGTTAGTAACAGTAAAGAAGAAGTTCGGGATAAAAACTTGCCCGAGTCCGGAAATACTGAAAAGCTTTTGGTTCCACCAAAACAAGATGAAAAATCTAAATCAGAAACAAAAGATTCTTTAGTGAAGATTGGCAGTAAAGAGGAAGTTCGGGGTGAATACTCACCCAAGTTTGGAAAAACTGAAAAGCTTCTGGTTCcaccaaaacaaaatgaaagatCTCAATCTGAAATGAAAGGTTCTTTAATGAAGATTGGCAGTGCCTTGTATCATTTTGTTGTTAAGGATGGACAGCAGTATCTTGTACCAATTTCACAACAGTTGCTTAGTGGACAGGCAATGATACCAGCATCTACTTTACCACAAAGAACTGAGCTTTCGAAAGCCACAAAACTTTCCTCTTGGAAGAAAAGAAAACATGAAGACAGAAAG GATTTGAATGCAGATTCTGTGAAACAGATTAAAATATCTCTAACTCCAAATGTGAACACAAATATGAAAGAGGTGAAAATGTCCAAAACTCCAAACGTGAACACAAATATAATGG ACACCAGTTTAGTGCCTCATTCAGAATCAGAAAGTGATCCAGAAGATGAGGAACAGGCAAATTTAAACAAG CCAGTAACAAGAATAAAGCAACCAAAAGAGAAAGGATCTGGGGATCATGCTTATTCAACAAACCAACCAGGTCATACAACTAGTACAGGGACTGCAATTGAAACTCCAGCAGAGGAACAAGAAACTATTACCAACCCTCAAAAGGACACAGACACCGGTACAACAAAGACTTTGATTCATCCAGAAGAGGGAGAGCATGAATATTCTACAAATTCACAGCCTAATCTAAATGTCCTCCAAACACAGGTTAATGATCATGGATATTCAGTTCTCTTGGATGATATTTCAGCTGTTAGATGCAACACTTGTTCATTTACAAGCATGTATTGGAAGCCAATGTCAGATCATATGAGACATCATGGGGCCAAGAGGTACTGCATCAAATGCAATGGCTTCTTCCCCAACAAAGTATTCCCTAATCACAACTGTAGTAGAAGATCCACCTTTAGAACTAGAAAACATATTTGTATGATCTGTTCGCGATTGGCTGACACTGTTTCTGATTTATCCAGACATTATAGAGAAAATCATGGTACAGAAGTAGAGAAACAAAGCCACTGCTGTTCGCTGTACAGGTCTGTCAGATCTCAGAATGTCTTTTCATGTAGAGGATGTGCTGCTGTTGAATATTCAGAGCAGGCCATGCTGTTTCATATCAAGAAAGTTCACATTTGTGCACTCCAAGAAAAGAAGAATCCACATAGTCATCTATTACAGAAAAGGGATCCGACTTGTGTCTGTCCGGTGTGCTGGTTCCATTTTCCAGAGAAagaacaattaaattatcactttcaaacatttcatgTCATCAACTACGGCAATACTCTGGAATGTAGTTTGTGTGATGAGCACTTTTACTCTAGTGACGAGCTGTTTGGTCATTATACCACCCACAAACCGAACATCAAGTATCAGTGTGGAATCTGCATTCAGTACAAAGAACCAATGAAATCGCTGGAAGAAGTACACAATCACAGAAACACAGTACATCCAACAAACAATTTACTGGCCTTACTGTTATGTCCAAAACCACAATGTCAAGAGACTTTTTTTGAAGATATCGATTTGCTTTACCACATAGTCCAACATGAGATAGAAAATAAATACAGTCATACATGCTCAAAATGTGATTTCTGTACCTCTTCAGAGGATGTTCTGTCGAAGCATGAATCAAAATTCCACTACGAACCTGATAGAAGGTGTTATATATGCACAAAGCGATTTGAAAAACCATCAGAGCTTGTGGAACATATCAAAAACCATGATATGGGGCCTGATTCAACTTCCAGTACATTTATATGTGATCGTTGTGGTGAGATGCACACTGACAGGACAAAACACAAGAGACACATGAGTAAGCACAGAGAAAGAGACCGTCAGCAGCCTCAGACTTGTAAGGTGTGTGGCGAAGTTTACCTCAACAACAGAAATTTAGCCAAACATATGTTTAAAAGCCATAAAGATGTTGAACATGATCTGCTGCCAAGTAAATACCCTTGTGCATACTGCGACTACATAAGTTTAAATCGTTTCGATTTCCGTCGTCACATGTCATCTCATAAGAAAGTGAAACCTTTCATGTGCAAAATTTGTGAGAAGAGCTTTGGCAATAAAAAAGATCTTGGGAGGCATGTAAAGTTTCACAAGGAAGGACGAGGAAGCAAGAAATTCAG GTGCTTTGCATGTCACATTGATAGAGATACTACTAGAATGAAGACTCACCTGCATACTGAAGGCCATAATATGAATTGTAAATTGGCAGGCATAGATGTCCAAGATTACAATGATGACCTGTTGAAGGTGATTCCAGGCAAATTAGAGGCTCTAAGACTGCCTGTAAAATCTAGATTTgcaatgaattattttgaccAATGTCGGAAAGTCCATGAGAAGCACTGTGAGAGAGCAGCAAATCTTATTACTGAAGAAAAGTCCTATACAGTTTTAACTCCAGAGGGTACTGAGATTCAAATTGATATGCCGTCGAGAAATCCCAAGTGTGAGGAGTGTGGATTGTTGTTTAAGACTGCTGATAACCTAGAGGAGCACAACGAACATGTCCGACTCCTGAATAACGCTTCCACAAGAAACGAATATATCTGCAAGGTTTGTAACATTCATCTGTTCGACAAAATAGGCGTGGCCAAGCATGTCACCTCGGAGGAGCACATTGAAAAGTGTCGCAGTCAAGAGATTAACCCTGAAGACATGTTGATGCGATATAACATACCCAAAGAGACATACTCAAAGAAGAGAAAAGACTTTTCAGTAACTGGATATAGATGCAAGATATGTGATGTGTTTTTCCCCACAAAGATGAGCAAGGTTATTCACATTGAGAAGGAAATTCACGTCCAGAAATGCCGAGAGCTTGGGTTAGATCCTGCTGGTGATCATTTTGAAGACTCTAGTACAGACAAAAAGAAAAAGGAGAAGTCCAAGAAAGGAAATCAAAACGTCATCATGAACAGAATTGAAAAAgcaatgaagaagaagaaactgCAACATGCCACCATAGATCTCTTGGGAGTTCAAGTGCCAAGAAATCTTTCGTTTAGTTGTCTCGTGTGCAGTGTGATATTACAAAACAGGACTCAAGGCATCGATCATCTCAACACACCAATGCACATAACAAACTGTGTCAGTAAAGGAATTAAATCTGCTGCTTGTAATCTCAAAGTAAGGGCATCTGATGTCCCTGGTGTGGTTGGCAAGTCAATATCAGAACTACTGGGAATCGCATCAGATGCCGTTTTCCCCCTTTCTGAAACTGAAAAAACTGTTTACATGCGCCAAATACGGGAGTCAGAAACGACAAAGACTCCATCAAACACTTCAAACGTTACGTACCGGGTCGTGAAAATTAAACCTCAGTCTGTAGATCCTCTTGTCGTAGCAACAGAATGGTCTGACCCCAACTCGGAGACACCTCAACAATCATGTACCTTAGCAACAAGCATGTCCCCATACGTCACTGGGGTACCTTCCACTTCATACAAATCACAAGAATCTCATTCGGAATCGAACTCTGTGCTTTTTGACAACACAGTATTGATGGATCAAAAGCATGCAGTATCCACATCAACTGTGTCGCTTACAAGTAGTATTCTAAACGTACCAAAGGACACGGAGGAAAATCCATTGAGATATCAAATCATTCTGCATCCAGCCAACAATCAAATACAACAGACAATTGTTGAAAGTGAACCAGAAATGGCAGTAAGCCAGATTTTGTTTCATGATGAGAACGTTGTCGAGATATCAGAGAACATGGAATTTTCCGATATCAATGCAAATGCGTTAGGTCATTCACAATAA